The sequence below is a genomic window from Dyadobacter chenwenxiniae.
GCGAGGAGTACGCAGCAATGGTAAATTCGCTGGCCGTCGACTATGGAATTACGATTGAGCAGGAAATTGCGGCAAAGGAAATAACCCACATTATCGAAACATCGCTGAATAAGTTATCTCCGCGTGTGAAGGAAGTTTATTTGTTGAGCCGGGAAGAAAATTTAAGCATTACAGAAATTGCCGACAAATTGCAGATTTCCGAACAGACGGTGAAAAACCAGCTTTCTACTGCATTAAAACATCTACGGGCTTCATTGGCAGGAGCAACTGCTGTCGCATTCATGTTCTGGCTTTCCTGAATCCGGCATCACATGTTCCCCATTTAAGTGTGTTACGGGTTCTAGGCGATTGCCGTTATTATGCTTGCCTAAAAAAAATCATTTTCCCAATAGTACTAAATGGCACATCATACGGCTACTGCGAAATGGATAGCAAATGAGTCGTCAGCAAATAGTCGCCTTACTGGATCGTTACTTAAAGGGCGAGACCACACAGAAAGAAAACCAGCTGGTGGAGCGCTGGCTCGAAGAGCATGGTAACCCCAATCAAGAATGGGATAATCTGGACCAATCAGGTAAGGATCAGTGGCTTTCCAGCGTGTTTAGTGACATTAACAACACCATTCGCCAGGCAGAGGTTAAAGTTGTGCCGCTGCCGCAAAGAAAGCGTTGGTGGTGGCAAAGTGTTGCAGCTGCAGCAGCGGTATTGTTGATCGCTTGTACTTTGTACCTGGAATGGCCGTTACTGCAAAGCCTCTTAAATCCTGTGCAGCTCACAGCACTCCAAGCCCCCATTAACCAAAAAAAGGCAATCACGCTTGCTGACGGTAGTCGGGTATGGATCAATGCCGGATCCGAGTTGAAATATCCTGAAACATTCAATGGCCAAACAAGGGAGGTTTACCTCTCCGGTGAAGCGTATTTTGATATTCACCATGACACTGCCAAACCTTTTATTATTCATACCGGGAACGTGATAACAAAGGTGTTGGGCACTGCATTTAATATTAAAGAGGACAAAAGCAAACATACCATCCAGGTTACAGTGACCCGTGGTAAGGTGAGCGTTGCCAACGGTGGTGAATTACTGGGTGTGCTTCGTCCTAACCAGCAGATCAGTTTCAACACCTTAAAAGAGGAAGCTTTACAGGCAACTGTTAATGCCGCAGCGGTCATTGCGTGGCAGCAAAGTGACCTGCATTTTGAAGATGTGAGTTTTGGTGATGCAATCGCGCAATTGCGACAGCACTTCGATGTGAAGATCAGTTTCAGTAATACAAAATTGAAGGACTGCCGTTTTACCGGCACTTCCATCAATGGTGAAGAATTGGAGAAAATACTAAAAGTAATGTGCGCTTTCAACAATGCCACTTATCGGGTCGAGCCTGACGGCAGCATCATCATAGATGGGCCAGGTTGTAACAACTAAGAAGCCTACATACTCGCATCAGCGATGCGATAGAATCAAACAAGCCATCTATTTTGTATCTAATGCGTATAAGCGTTATCGTTACCTTCATTATATTAACCACATTCCAGTTACTATTTGCAATCGGCACCAGGGGGCAAGATATGCACTTGGAATTGGTTACTATCGGCCTGCGGAATGAAAGCCTCGCTAATGGCCTCAAAAAAATCGAGCAGCAAACCTCGCTTCGCTTTTATTACCGTAAAGCGGAAATTAAATCATTCACGAACCTTACCGTGCCGGTAGCGACAAAAACTATTGAACAAACCTTGCGGGAGCTACTGCAAAACACTTTTCTTTCATTCCGGCAGGTCGAGGGGAATATACTGATCGAACGTAAAATTGCGCCAGCCGATTATGAGATCAAAGGCCGGGTGGTGGACATCAATCATAAATCAATAGCGTTTGCGAACGTAATGATAAAGCAGCTTGCTACTAATCAATTGATCCAGGTTGCACAAACCGATACCGGAGGATATTTCAGGCTCACGGCAACAGAGCAAGGTGACTATTTGATCAGGATTTCGGAAGTAAGCAAAGATACTTTGTCCCTTGCCCTTACATTAAGAGACATAAGGACGGTTCAATTACCGGATATCATACTAATCGAATCAACAAGACAACTCAAACAAATCACTATAACCAGC
It includes:
- a CDS encoding RNA polymerase sigma factor; its protein translation is MSTYSNLTDLQLIDLLKKDDSNAFSEIYSRYAALLVGFASSKLFDFEDSRDIIHDVFVKLWQERKDLKVDRDLKAYLFKLTRYRIVDKIRKNITREEYAAMVNSLAVDYGITIEQEIAAKEITHIIETSLNKLSPRVKEVYLLSREENLSITEIADKLQISEQTVKNQLSTALKHLRASLAGATAVAFMFWLS
- a CDS encoding FecR family protein; this encodes MSRQQIVALLDRYLKGETTQKENQLVERWLEEHGNPNQEWDNLDQSGKDQWLSSVFSDINNTIRQAEVKVVPLPQRKRWWWQSVAAAAAVLLIACTLYLEWPLLQSLLNPVQLTALQAPINQKKAITLADGSRVWINAGSELKYPETFNGQTREVYLSGEAYFDIHHDTAKPFIIHTGNVITKVLGTAFNIKEDKSKHTIQVTVTRGKVSVANGGELLGVLRPNQQISFNTLKEEALQATVNAAAVIAWQQSDLHFEDVSFGDAIAQLRQHFDVKISFSNTKLKDCRFTGTSINGEELEKILKVMCAFNNATYRVEPDGSIIIDGPGCNN
- a CDS encoding carboxypeptidase regulatory-like domain-containing protein, with the protein product MRISVIVTFIILTTFQLLFAIGTRGQDMHLELVTIGLRNESLANGLKKIEQQTSLRFYYRKAEIKSFTNLTVPVATKTIEQTLRELLQNTFLSFRQVEGNILIERKIAPADYEIKGRVVDINHKSIAFANVMIKQLATNQLIQVAQTDTGGYFRLTATEQGDYLIRISEVSKDTLSLALTLRDIRTVQLPDIILIESTRQLKQITITSRRPVLERKADRWIFNLNNTIMANGSSLFEALQVAPFLKVSDNGVSMVGKGGMGVMVNEKIIYLSGTDLTNYLKALRSESVEKIEIITNPPAKYEAQGNAGLINIVLKKNESLGWRGSISSSFLRRTYSSYNNNLALFYRSEKISSSFTVNQAIAVLLRS